TGCGCGACTGCTGGGCGAGCGTGACCTGGTAGGTCAGGCCGTCGCTTTGCCCGGTGACGTCGTGGCCGACCTGGCCGCCGAAGACGAAGTTGCCAGGAAGCCGGGCGTAGGCGTAGCCGCCGGCGTTCGCGCCGAAGCCGGGCCGATCGAGGTTGGGAGCGATGGTCGGCCGGCCGGCGGAGAACTGCGGCTCGACCTGCACGCCGACCCGGATCGCGTCGCCCTTGATCAGGTTGGCGCCGACGCCATTGAAGGGATCGGCGAAGAACCGGTCTTTGTAGTTGACGGCCAGCCACGGGGCGACGCGCGCCTTGGCGTCACGCCCGCTGGCCCGGCGGCCGCTATAGAGGACGCCGGCGCCCACATCCACCGTCCAGGTCTTCTGCGGCGTGACCTCGCGAAAGGGCATGACCTGGGCGCAGGCCGCGCCGCCGGCAAGCGCGAGGGCCGTGGAGACGACGGCGATAGATTTGATGTGCATGGGGCGTACTCAGCTGAA
This is a stretch of genomic DNA from Phenylobacterium immobile (ATCC 35973). It encodes these proteins:
- a CDS encoding MipA/OmpV family protein: MHIKSIAVVSTALALAGGAACAQVMPFREVTPQKTWTVDVGAGVLYSGRRASGRDAKARVAPWLAVNYKDRFFADPFNGVGANLIKGDAIRVGVQVEPQFSAGRPTIAPNLDRPGFGANAGGYAYARLPGNFVFGGQVGHDVTGQSDGLTYQVTLAQQSRTPIGLLATQAYVRGADAKRMRAYYGVTPAEGAANSLPAYTPGGGLQGAGVLAFMLTPIGKNLGAGVMANYERIIGDAADSPIIRKRNDFRVAFLVAKRFSWS